From a single Verrucomicrobiota bacterium genomic region:
- a CDS encoding NAD(P)/FAD-dependent oxidoreductase has product MKAFDVIVIGAGPAGSTCATLCSEAGQRVLLLEASRFPRDKVCGDCLNPAAWPVLERLFVAERVRALTSTTPVKIRFSVASAGSTEIPIPESQSWSSKSSTSELVVRRRDLDELLVERAVEVGVLFQDGSPVTALRRVSGHWEVTTSTGDYHLGKRIVAADGRNSVTARYLGMHISRRRRGRIGLQVHIPHPTGYDSALEMRIYRHGYGGLADLGNGLANLCLVANDGEMKELRQEAELHYGLTSACAWRSITPISRASARHVAREGVFLCGDAARVVEPFTGEGISYALRSGALLADILNSGKSDSTMVLVSQEELYRRGHRDLYRRGLLVNRLTCLLSEHPRIAHALSPFLLKHPRLLSFLTSKVISI; this is encoded by the coding sequence GTGAAAGCCTTCGATGTCATTGTTATCGGGGCGGGGCCGGCTGGCAGCACCTGCGCGACGCTCTGTTCCGAGGCCGGCCAGCGGGTGCTCCTGCTGGAGGCTTCCCGCTTTCCGAGGGATAAGGTCTGTGGGGACTGCCTGAATCCCGCCGCTTGGCCTGTCTTGGAGCGACTTTTTGTGGCGGAGCGCGTCCGGGCACTTACTTCCACAACACCGGTGAAGATCCGATTTTCAGTTGCCTCTGCTGGATCGACTGAAATTCCCATTCCTGAATCTCAGAGTTGGAGTAGTAAGAGCTCTACTTCCGAACTGGTGGTCAGGCGTCGCGACTTGGATGAGCTACTGGTTGAGCGTGCTGTCGAAGTTGGCGTTCTCTTCCAAGATGGATCACCGGTTACCGCATTGCGCAGGGTCTCAGGGCATTGGGAAGTCACCACCTCCACGGGTGATTATCACCTTGGCAAGCGCATCGTGGCTGCCGATGGCCGGAACTCCGTGACGGCCCGTTATCTGGGCATGCACATTTCCAGACGACGCAGGGGAAGGATTGGCCTTCAGGTCCATATCCCCCACCCCACGGGTTATGACAGTGCTTTGGAAATGAGGATCTATCGCCATGGCTACGGTGGCCTGGCAGATCTTGGCAACGGCTTGGCCAATCTTTGCCTGGTAGCCAACGATGGAGAGATGAAGGAACTGCGCCAGGAAGCTGAGCTTCATTACGGACTTACTTCTGCCTGCGCCTGGCGGAGCATTACCCCGATTTCGAGAGCAAGCGCGCGCCATGTCGCCCGAGAGGGTGTATTCCTCTGCGGTGATGCAGCGCGTGTCGTGGAGCCCTTTACCGGGGAAGGGATATCCTATGCCCTGAGAAGCGGCGCCCTTCTTGCCGACATCCTGAACTCGGGAAAATCCGACTCCACCATGGTCCTGGTAAGTCAGGAAGAGCTTTATCGGAGAGGACATCGGGATCTTTATCGGAGAGGACTACTCGTGAACCGCTTGACCTGCCTCCTCTCCGAGCACCCAAGGATTGCCCATGCTCTGAGTCCATTCCTGCTGAAGCATCCTAGGCTACTTTCTTTCCTCACCAGCAAGGTGATCAGTATATAA
- a CDS encoding cytochrome ubiquinol oxidase subunit I — protein MSVEILSRIQFALTVSFHFLYPPMTIGLGMLLVIMEGLYIKTKNPLFHQMAHFWTRIFGLIFAIGVATGIVMEFEFGTNWAAYSRFVGDIFGSALAAEGIFAFFLESGFLALLLFGWDKVGPKMHFFATCMVCLGSHFSAIWILIANSWMQTPAGFHLEKITGLVHTRLPEGYIVQSSDMGHVRAVVDNFWAMIANPSSLNRICHVVFGAWLVGAFLVMSICAWYLLKGRFTAFARKSMTIAACFAAFTTILQSISADATARGVVRTQPIKLASMEGVYETRDYTPMTLFGYVDTKNQTVHGPQIPALLSFLCFHNFKQPVQGLLSMPSDEFLAARNPGLSKEKLAEIRPNYWPVVGAVFQTYHLMICIGSAVFGLSFLALTLLWRGWLFRADNPLIRALLWVYVFAVAAPQICMQAGWFTAEMGRQPWIVYNMLKTSDGISRAVHANQVVFSIILFALIYILLFITFIYLLNRKIQHGPDEDQDHHTKAPGSSDAIAAGLFTQKGRASSQE, from the coding sequence ATGTCCGTAGAAATCCTCTCTCGCATCCAGTTCGCCCTCACAGTCTCCTTTCATTTCCTCTATCCGCCGATGACGATTGGCTTGGGAATGCTCTTGGTGATCATGGAGGGACTTTACATCAAGACCAAGAATCCCCTCTTCCATCAGATGGCCCATTTCTGGACCCGGATCTTCGGACTGATCTTCGCCATCGGCGTTGCCACAGGGATCGTCATGGAGTTTGAGTTCGGGACGAACTGGGCTGCCTACTCCCGCTTTGTCGGTGACATCTTCGGGAGCGCCCTTGCTGCGGAGGGCATCTTTGCCTTCTTCCTCGAGTCTGGATTCCTGGCATTGCTTCTCTTTGGTTGGGACAAGGTCGGTCCCAAGATGCACTTCTTCGCCACGTGCATGGTTTGCCTTGGATCGCATTTCAGCGCCATCTGGATCCTGATCGCCAATTCCTGGATGCAGACGCCTGCTGGATTCCATCTGGAGAAAATCACAGGCTTGGTCCACACCCGCCTTCCAGAGGGTTACATCGTCCAGTCTTCCGACATGGGTCATGTGCGCGCTGTGGTGGATAACTTCTGGGCCATGATCGCTAATCCCTCTTCCCTAAACCGGATCTGTCACGTGGTCTTTGGTGCCTGGCTTGTGGGTGCTTTCCTTGTCATGAGTATCTGCGCTTGGTACCTGCTGAAGGGTCGCTTCACGGCCTTCGCCCGCAAATCAATGACAATAGCGGCCTGCTTCGCCGCCTTCACCACGATCCTCCAGTCGATCAGTGCAGATGCCACCGCTCGTGGCGTGGTTCGCACTCAACCGATCAAGCTGGCCTCCATGGAAGGAGTCTACGAGACCCGCGACTACACCCCGATGACCCTCTTCGGTTATGTCGACACCAAGAATCAGACCGTTCATGGCCCGCAGATCCCGGCCCTCCTGAGCTTTCTCTGCTTTCATAATTTCAAGCAACCGGTGCAGGGACTTCTCTCAATGCCGAGCGACGAGTTCTTGGCAGCACGCAATCCCGGCCTCTCCAAGGAAAAGCTCGCCGAGATCAGGCCGAATTACTGGCCCGTTGTTGGGGCTGTCTTCCAGACCTATCATCTCATGATTTGCATCGGATCGGCGGTCTTCGGGCTCTCCTTCCTGGCGCTCACGCTTCTCTGGAGAGGCTGGCTCTTCAGGGCGGATAATCCCCTCATCCGGGCACTTCTCTGGGTCTATGTCTTCGCAGTGGCGGCCCCCCAGATCTGCATGCAGGCCGGTTGGTTCACTGCCGAGATGGGTCGTCAGCCTTGGATCGTCTACAACATGCTCAAGACCTCCGACGGCATCTCCAGAGCAGTGCATGCGAATCAGGTGGTCTTCTCGATCATTCTTTTTGCCCTGATCTACATCCTTCTTTTCATCACTTTCATCTATCTGCTGAACCGCAAGATCCAGCATGGTCCGGATGAGGATCAGGATCATCACACCAAGGCTCCAGGCTCGAGCGACGCCATAGCTGCAGGCCTCTTCACCCAGAAGGGCCGCGCTTCCAGTCAGGAGTAA
- the cydB gene encoding cytochrome d ubiquinol oxidase subunit II: MHHLSHILNLNIIWFILVGILFTGYAILDGFDFGVGILHLFVKKDEDRRILLNSIGPVWDGNEVWLVTGGGALFAAFPGAYATVFSGFYDAFMLLLAALIFRAVAIEFRSKEPGKAWRRSWDIAFSVASFLAALLIGVAMGNITRGIPLDSQGDFTGTFLGLLNPYSLLLGVMVVALFAMHGAIFLVLKTEGELQATIKSWVPRLIAIFLLLFLAFNIATFFECPDLVAVMLTRPYGFIILGLDIVAAISIGLMTAKGYEFGSFLMSALTMVLLMAVLGISYFPHIVMSSPNPGNSLTIYNSASSHKTLAYMFIIACIGVPIVLAYTVSIYWIFRGKTRLGHVGY, from the coding sequence ATGCATCATCTCTCCCATATTCTGAACCTGAACATCATCTGGTTCATCCTGGTTGGCATTCTTTTCACTGGTTACGCCATCCTGGACGGCTTCGACTTCGGTGTTGGAATCCTGCATCTCTTTGTCAAGAAGGACGAGGATCGCCGTATTCTTCTGAACTCGATCGGCCCCGTCTGGGACGGAAACGAAGTCTGGCTTGTCACCGGCGGAGGAGCTCTCTTCGCCGCCTTCCCGGGAGCCTACGCGACGGTCTTCTCAGGATTCTACGATGCCTTCATGCTCCTGCTGGCCGCCCTGATCTTCCGGGCCGTGGCGATTGAGTTCCGCAGTAAGGAACCGGGAAAAGCCTGGAGGAGATCCTGGGATATCGCCTTCAGTGTCGCCAGTTTCCTAGCCGCCCTCCTGATCGGCGTTGCGATGGGCAATATCACCCGCGGCATCCCCCTCGACAGTCAGGGTGATTTCACCGGCACGTTCCTAGGACTCCTCAACCCCTACTCCCTCTTGCTGGGAGTCATGGTGGTCGCACTCTTTGCGATGCACGGAGCCATCTTCCTTGTGCTGAAGACCGAAGGGGAACTCCAAGCCACGATCAAGAGCTGGGTGCCGCGTCTCATCGCCATCTTCCTTCTTTTGTTCCTAGCCTTCAATATCGCCACCTTCTTTGAGTGCCCTGATCTTGTGGCCGTCATGCTGACCCGTCCCTACGGATTCATCATCCTGGGGCTCGATATCGTGGCTGCCATTTCCATCGGATTGATGACGGCCAAGGGCTACGAGTTCGGTTCCTTCCTTATGTCCGCACTCACCATGGTTCTGCTCATGGCCGTGCTTGGGATCTCTTACTTCCCCCATATCGTCATGTCGTCCCCCAACCCGGGCAACAGCCTGACGATCTACAACAGTGCTTCCTCGCACAAGACGCTCGCCTACATGTTTATCATTGCCTGCATCGGTGTACCGATCGTTCTGGCCTACACCGTCAGTATCTACTGGATCTTCCGCGGCAAGACCCGCTTGGGCCACGTGGGATACTAG
- a CDS encoding autotransporter-associated beta strand repeat-containing protein, with protein sequence MECQCLSYHVFASVLVDSSHSRTFLRNLVVLISLFLLVIAPSASATTFTWDGNGPNANWSATASGGNQNNWTVKRSFPGNNSTNDYIFAGTLNLNNTNDYTNLIATSITFTNGAGAFILNGNSITLAGGITNLSANLQTINLGLILSGNDIVNASTANILISSKVSGTGTLTAAGASTLTLSASNSYSGGTILNAGTLAISNNYALGTGALTFASNSTTLQALANLTITNNYTVANGVIGSFNIALGLTLTNSGLISGGGTILLTNGGTLLLSGSNSFLSDANIAQGTLTIGNSYALGSTNNGVFNNGTLNLNGYSIILDDVYGSGTITNSSTTHSIFTIGVNNGSGTYTGTIAGGNVISLVKNGTGTEILTASNAYTGGTHITAGTITVGNANALGNITNNLTNNGTLNLAGFSITQGSLSGAAGIVTNGIAGNATLTVGDNNASTAFAGSLVAGTGTISLVKNGTGTLTLSGINSYEGGTLLKGGTLNISSVNSLGKGSLSMSGIGKTTLGYTGGSATFANTINVTSGIGLIDNLSGNAMTLSGSLNNSGGTLVLANGSFNVSGNISGSSLLSDVFLSHANVTVSGANTYAGSTAIFNGSTLSLGVANAIPSNTMVTLGASSDLGSQINNLNLNGYNQSLTGLTSTGNAYNQVVNTSTTNAILRLSGTSTFSGSLNGGNLGLMVAGGSGTVTLTGRSSYTGITTITSGTLNLSSTAFLTNSSSVVVQNGGTLLLSGSNQVNPNATLTLGGGALSMGGNGTLGNRAAAQTFASLTLTANSSIDFANLSGISKLTYGSITMGPTNKLTIFNWNGTSLWGTTSTTGGIGQYTQLIDFLGSSDSGVNLANISFYSGNTTGSGFLGHGAFSGTQIVPVPEPGVIASAALLSGWMLCWLFFANRGVLINLINRRPSAS encoded by the coding sequence ATGGAATGCCAGTGCCTATCCTATCATGTCTTTGCAAGCGTCTTGGTTGATTCCAGTCATTCCCGCACTTTTTTGCGGAATCTCGTTGTGCTTATCAGCCTGTTCCTACTTGTGATTGCACCATCGGCGAGCGCGACGACCTTTACATGGGATGGTAATGGTCCTAATGCAAACTGGAGTGCAACTGCGTCGGGTGGAAACCAGAACAATTGGACTGTGAAGAGATCCTTTCCAGGCAACAACAGCACCAACGATTATATTTTTGCAGGAACTCTAAACCTCAACAATACCAACGACTACACTAACCTCATCGCCACCAGCATTACCTTCACCAATGGCGCGGGTGCTTTCATCCTCAACGGCAACAGCATCACGCTAGCCGGAGGCATCACGAACCTCTCGGCAAATCTACAGACCATCAATCTCGGGCTAATTCTCTCTGGGAACGACATCGTCAACGCCTCGACCGCGAATATTCTTATCAGCTCCAAAGTCAGTGGCACCGGCACCCTCACTGCGGCAGGAGCTTCCACACTCACCCTTTCGGCCTCCAACAGCTACTCCGGTGGTACAATCCTCAACGCCGGCACCCTCGCCATCAGCAACAACTACGCCCTTGGAACCGGTGCCCTCACCTTTGCGAGCAACAGCACGACGCTTCAGGCCCTGGCGAACCTTACCATCACTAACAACTACACGGTCGCCAACGGGGTGATCGGAAGTTTCAACATAGCCTTGGGTCTGACGCTTACCAACAGCGGTCTTATCAGCGGCGGCGGAACGATCCTGCTCACCAACGGAGGTACGCTTCTTCTCTCGGGATCGAACAGTTTCTTGTCGGATGCCAACATTGCCCAGGGCACTCTGACTATCGGGAACTCTTACGCCCTAGGCAGCACTAACAACGGCGTCTTTAACAATGGTACGCTGAATCTCAACGGCTACTCCATCATCCTGGATGATGTTTACGGCTCCGGCACGATTACCAACTCCAGTACCACCCATAGCATCTTCACCATTGGTGTGAATAACGGCTCAGGCACCTATACCGGTACGATCGCGGGAGGAAATGTAATCTCCCTTGTCAAGAACGGCACTGGCACCGAGATCCTCACTGCCTCCAATGCCTACACGGGCGGAACCCACATCACTGCTGGTACAATCACGGTGGGCAACGCAAATGCTCTTGGAAACATCACTAACAACCTGACCAATAACGGGACGCTGAATCTGGCAGGCTTCTCCATCACCCAGGGTTCGCTAAGTGGAGCAGCTGGGATTGTGACCAACGGCATCGCGGGGAATGCGACTCTCACGGTTGGTGACAACAACGCCTCGACCGCCTTTGCCGGATCACTGGTTGCCGGAACCGGAACCATTTCCCTCGTCAAGAACGGCACCGGCACCCTTACGCTCTCTGGAATCAATAGCTACGAGGGGGGCACGTTGCTCAAAGGGGGAACTCTCAACATCAGCTCCGTCAACTCACTCGGTAAGGGCAGCCTTAGCATGAGCGGCATCGGCAAGACTACCCTCGGCTACACTGGCGGATCTGCAACCTTCGCCAACACCATCAACGTCACCTCCGGCATAGGGTTGATCGACAACCTGAGCGGCAATGCCATGACACTCTCTGGTTCCTTGAACAACAGCGGCGGCACATTGGTACTGGCGAACGGCTCCTTCAACGTCAGCGGAAACATCTCCGGCTCCTCACTACTCTCCGACGTCTTTCTCTCTCACGCCAATGTTACTGTCTCGGGTGCGAACACCTACGCAGGGTCAACCGCGATCTTCAACGGATCAACCCTGAGTCTCGGCGTGGCGAACGCCATCCCGAGCAACACCATGGTGACGCTCGGTGCCTCTTCCGACCTTGGCTCCCAGATCAACAATCTGAATCTGAACGGTTACAACCAGAGCCTCACGGGCCTCACCAGCACGGGTAATGCTTACAACCAAGTGGTCAATACCAGCACCACCAACGCGATCTTGAGACTGAGCGGCACCTCCACCTTCAGCGGTTCACTGAACGGAGGGAACCTCGGCCTCATGGTCGCCGGCGGCTCTGGCACGGTCACACTGACTGGCCGCAGCTCCTATACCGGAATCACGACCATCACCAGTGGCACACTTAACCTAAGTAGCACAGCGTTCCTCACGAACTCCTCCAGTGTGGTCGTTCAGAACGGCGGCACATTGCTCCTGAGCGGCTCCAATCAGGTGAATCCCAACGCAACCCTGACTCTCGGCGGCGGTGCACTCTCCATGGGTGGTAACGGCACTCTCGGCAATCGTGCCGCAGCCCAGACCTTCGCAAGCCTGACCCTAACGGCCAACAGCTCTATCGATTTTGCGAATCTAAGTGGCATCTCAAAGCTGACATACGGGTCGATTACGATGGGACCCACCAATAAGCTGACCATCTTTAACTGGAACGGAACCAGCCTATGGGGAACCACCTCGACGACAGGTGGAATTGGGCAATACACCCAGCTGATTGATTTCCTTGGATCCTCGGATTCCGGTGTAAACCTAGCCAACATCAGCTTCTATAGTGGGAATACAACTGGCAGCGGCTTCCTCGGCCACGGCGCTTTCTCAGGCACCCAGATCGTACCGGTACCCGAGCCCGGCGTGATCGCGTCAGCGGCTCTGCTCTCCGGTTGGATGCTCTGTTGGTTGTTCTTTGCCAACCGCGGAGTACTGATCAATCTGATCAATCGTCGTCCCTCCGCCTCATAA
- a CDS encoding ribbon-helix-helix domain-containing protein — MPAVKKHKKDSQTTFRIPAVELAHLKKVAESEGRSVPDLIRRAISKAYPMQKN; from the coding sequence ATGCCAGCGGTGAAGAAGCACAAGAAGGATTCCCAGACTACGTTTCGCATCCCTGCCGTCGAGCTGGCTCATCTAAAGAAGGTTGCAGAGTCTGAGGGGCGTTCTGTTCCCGATCTAATCCGTAGAGCAATCTCGAAGGCATACCCCATGCAGAAAAATTAG
- a CDS encoding AAA family ATPase yields MSATFTDIEAERVIVGWMVAGHGLEAIRDHSPDILSEWFDALAPIYRAACEIEKKDSVNGMTLTDHLMQTGQLAHVGGPSALALVDSVASKGIASEAILGQCLDKLRKLYGRKCVAALADDMAGGMTPAEAIKLLEMLPSEQSGGKLKNRRFDLLNPPPKAVPILSLAGQGICTAGNLAVITGQAKAGKSAVIGATLATLLDNKEHLGILAENHKGRAVIHFDTEQSRYDHHQLVRRALHRAGINTPPAWLRSYSLADVPTNERRESLMAEMSSARSDHGGIALVIVDGVADLCLSPNDELEAIGLVEELHRMAIRFDCPILLVLHLNPGTLTAKSRGHLGSQLERKAESLVMLEKEDDSVSVWLGPSRHGYLPKGQGPRFGWDDESGQFETIAGTRKEAAAAAKAAQEREELMRVAELVNRNGARKAKQFIQDIEGLQNISNSTAERRFARMKATSIIHQNLNGEWERVA; encoded by the coding sequence ATGAGCGCAACCTTCACCGACATTGAAGCCGAAAGGGTCATCGTGGGATGGATGGTTGCCGGGCATGGCTTAGAAGCAATCCGAGATCATTCCCCCGACATCTTGTCAGAATGGTTCGACGCTCTTGCCCCGATATACCGGGCAGCTTGTGAGATCGAAAAAAAGGACTCCGTAAATGGGATGACCTTAACCGATCATCTCATGCAGACGGGGCAGCTTGCCCATGTTGGAGGGCCTTCGGCACTTGCCCTTGTGGACTCCGTTGCAAGTAAGGGGATAGCTTCCGAAGCGATTCTGGGGCAATGCCTGGACAAGCTCCGCAAGCTCTACGGACGCAAGTGCGTTGCTGCCCTTGCTGATGACATGGCGGGGGGAATGACTCCCGCTGAAGCTATCAAGCTCCTTGAAATGCTTCCATCGGAACAATCGGGGGGGAAACTCAAAAATCGCCGCTTCGATCTACTCAACCCGCCACCGAAGGCTGTTCCCATTCTTTCCCTAGCGGGTCAAGGAATCTGCACCGCTGGAAACCTTGCCGTCATTACAGGGCAAGCCAAGGCGGGGAAATCGGCGGTTATTGGCGCAACGCTCGCAACCCTGCTCGATAACAAGGAACACCTCGGAATCCTTGCCGAGAATCACAAGGGCCGGGCCGTGATTCATTTTGATACTGAGCAAAGCCGTTACGATCATCACCAGCTTGTGAGGCGAGCCTTGCACCGCGCCGGGATAAACACCCCCCCCGCATGGCTTCGCAGTTATAGCCTTGCCGATGTTCCAACAAATGAACGCAGGGAATCTCTAATGGCTGAAATGAGTTCTGCCCGTTCGGATCATGGCGGGATTGCTTTAGTGATCGTTGACGGGGTAGCCGACCTTTGCCTTTCCCCAAATGATGAGCTAGAGGCTATCGGATTAGTCGAAGAACTGCACCGCATGGCAATTCGATTTGATTGCCCCATCTTGCTTGTTCTCCATCTCAACCCCGGAACGCTCACAGCAAAGTCACGGGGGCATCTTGGAAGCCAACTAGAAAGGAAGGCTGAGTCCCTAGTGATGCTGGAGAAGGAAGATGATTCAGTTTCCGTATGGCTTGGCCCCTCCCGTCATGGATATTTACCCAAAGGACAAGGGCCGCGCTTTGGATGGGATGATGAGTCCGGGCAGTTCGAGACGATAGCAGGAACGCGCAAGGAGGCCGCAGCCGCAGCGAAGGCCGCTCAGGAGAGGGAGGAGCTGATGAGGGTAGCCGAGCTGGTAAATCGCAATGGCGCAAGGAAGGCAAAGCAGTTCATTCAGGACATCGAAGGGCTTCAAAACATCTCCAATTCAACAGCCGAACGCCGCTTTGCCAGAATGAAGGCCACCTCAATCATACATCAAAACCTAAATGGGGAGTGGGAGAGGGTTGCATAA
- a CDS encoding tyrosine-type recombinase/integrase, whose product MVTRNGRYYAQMRVTLPDGKTRALRIPLEATRLDHAIVEAEGKRTEKHKGDIKLPGVRPSLSKLVEQYLESNIGTRRNRGMGYLSKRKSTRDHEKQSLQRLIEHIGAKRIDRIEEKDLVAFVNKRTREGVKNRTINLDLIAFNNCMGYAKKLNLITHPPRLDKQNEEEMDAKRLLTRDEIERFIQQAATPAAFKIDNKEVTYHARNGKQLALLIAFLSASGCREQEALKIKRDNVQMEEGILSIRATSNKSKKNRSIQFSEALRKALAAILDALPDDTEWLFPSARRGKLDKPAATLRPSFEMVRQIVGMPEVGFHHFRHYFASQCVMGGVDFMTIAAWLGHQDGGILVGKTYGHLNSEHKRKAAEGLKL is encoded by the coding sequence ATGGTGACTCGCAACGGGAGGTACTACGCACAGATGCGGGTAACCCTCCCAGATGGAAAGACCCGCGCTCTTCGGATTCCTCTTGAGGCAACCCGTCTTGACCATGCCATCGTCGAGGCTGAAGGCAAGCGCACCGAGAAGCATAAGGGGGACATCAAGCTTCCGGGGGTACGCCCCAGCCTTTCCAAGCTGGTAGAGCAGTACCTTGAATCAAACATCGGAACGCGCCGCAATAGGGGCATGGGTTATCTCTCAAAGAGGAAAAGTACTCGTGACCATGAGAAGCAATCCCTTCAGCGTCTCATTGAACATATCGGAGCCAAACGGATTGACCGCATCGAAGAGAAGGATCTTGTTGCGTTCGTGAACAAGCGAACGCGGGAGGGGGTTAAAAATCGAACCATCAATCTCGACCTGATTGCCTTCAATAATTGCATGGGGTACGCAAAGAAATTGAATCTGATTACTCACCCGCCCCGGCTTGATAAGCAGAACGAGGAAGAGATGGATGCCAAGAGGCTATTGACCCGCGATGAGATCGAGCGATTTATCCAACAGGCAGCAACCCCCGCCGCCTTCAAGATCGATAACAAGGAGGTGACCTATCACGCGCGGAACGGGAAGCAGCTGGCTTTACTGATCGCCTTCCTTTCCGCATCAGGTTGCCGAGAGCAGGAAGCGCTCAAGATAAAAAGGGATAATGTCCAGATGGAAGAGGGAATCTTATCAATCAGGGCTACCAGTAATAAGAGCAAAAAGAACCGATCAATCCAGTTCAGCGAGGCCCTACGCAAAGCCCTTGCCGCGATTCTGGACGCTCTGCCAGATGATACAGAATGGCTTTTCCCTTCAGCTAGAAGGGGGAAACTGGACAAACCCGCCGCAACTCTACGCCCTAGCTTCGAGATGGTACGCCAGATCGTCGGAATGCCAGAAGTAGGGTTCCACCACTTCCGCCACTACTTCGCCAGCCAATGCGTGATGGGAGGCGTGGACTTCATGACGATTGCCGCATGGCTAGGGCATCAGGACGGGGGGATTCTCGTTGGCAAGACCTACGGGCATCTCAACAGCGAACATAAGCGCAAGGCTGCAGAGGGACTGAAGCTTTAG
- a CDS encoding PEP-CTERM sorting domain-containing protein, with protein sequence MKTLNQHNTSFDPIKSQGGCRKKQQNFTLICCVALGLMSIVTARAAFDLGAADPYTVLYEGKDSVRFDASASLEGNIGLAQGASLYLNPTSQIKGNVDFAGATNITGGNLVTGSISGNVGAVTTAINDMNAFSLTKAALSGTDLEINLPGDQTINATAGILNGNDYVFNVTAFKFEGGKTLTINAGVAGNNVVFNCASLKNADFNGKIVLNGLTANDVLWNFSSSDTTVGFDTDLGFKGQADVEGIFLNPHGTITIGGNAEVCGRVFGGVEGVLRINGGTQINATCDVVPEPSTYLLMGVGILTVGMIYRHKNVQS encoded by the coding sequence ATGAAAACACTAAACCAACACAACACATCCTTTGATCCGATCAAGAGCCAAGGAGGGTGCAGAAAAAAACAACAAAACTTCACCCTGATCTGCTGCGTGGCACTCGGACTCATGTCCATCGTCACGGCAAGGGCCGCATTTGATCTCGGAGCGGCGGATCCTTACACCGTGCTCTACGAGGGAAAAGATTCAGTAAGATTCGATGCCTCCGCCTCCTTGGAAGGAAACATCGGGCTCGCCCAAGGAGCTTCCCTCTATCTGAATCCCACCAGCCAGATTAAAGGAAATGTCGACTTTGCCGGCGCCACAAACATCACGGGCGGGAATCTTGTGACAGGGTCGATCTCCGGCAATGTCGGCGCCGTGACCACTGCCATCAACGACATGAACGCATTCTCCTTAACCAAGGCAGCGCTTTCTGGCACTGATCTAGAAATCAACCTGCCAGGGGATCAGACGATCAATGCAACCGCCGGCATACTGAATGGCAACGATTACGTCTTCAATGTAACTGCTTTCAAATTTGAGGGCGGCAAAACATTGACCATTAATGCAGGCGTTGCGGGGAATAATGTGGTCTTTAACTGCGCATCCCTGAAGAACGCAGACTTCAACGGGAAAATCGTTCTCAATGGGCTCACCGCCAACGATGTTTTGTGGAACTTCTCTTCGTCCGATACAACAGTCGGTTTTGATACCGACCTTGGTTTCAAAGGGCAAGCCGACGTCGAGGGCATCTTTCTTAACCCACATGGCACCATCACCATTGGTGGAAATGCAGAGGTGTGCGGCCGTGTCTTCGGGGGAGTAGAGGGCGTCCTGAGAATCAATGGAGGAACCCAGATTAATGCAACATGCGATGTTGTCCCTGAGCCCTCGACCTATCTCCTGATGGGTGTAGGCATCCTGACCGTTGGAATGATCTACCGTCATAAGAATGTCCAGTCATAG